From the Brevibacillus choshinensis genome, one window contains:
- the yjcZ gene encoding sporulation protein YjcZ produces the protein MGFFEDNFALTLVLFVLLTIVACSCD, from the coding sequence ATGGGATTTTTTGAAGATAATTTTGCTTTAACCTTGGTTCTGTTCGTTCTCTTAACAATCGTTGCTTGTAGCTGTGATTAA
- a CDS encoding C40 family peptidase, whose protein sequence is MKRSCYPMILIGILFLTGCRNQAMPNVPAPEQVKSYRTSGVDTPAWKKTADAIIAEGMQYLGTPYVYGTQRFNDKAFDCSSYVQFLYAKHSINLGYNAREQAVEGKEIPFMNLRKGDIMFFSDEDFPNEVGLNKVRHVGIYMGDGKILHTYEPGIGVVISNIHKDEKEGEYWYQHYLFARRVIPG, encoded by the coding sequence ATGAAAAGATCGTGCTATCCAATGATCCTTATCGGCATTTTGTTTTTGACCGGCTGTAGAAATCAAGCTATGCCCAATGTTCCAGCTCCCGAACAGGTGAAATCCTATAGGACTAGTGGCGTAGACACACCTGCGTGGAAAAAAACAGCTGATGCTATCATTGCAGAGGGAATGCAATATCTAGGAACGCCCTATGTGTACGGAACACAGAGGTTTAATGACAAAGCTTTCGATTGTTCATCCTACGTTCAATTTCTTTATGCAAAACATAGCATTAACCTGGGATATAATGCCAGAGAGCAAGCAGTAGAGGGAAAAGAAATACCCTTTATGAATTTACGCAAGGGCGATATTATGTTCTTCTCCGATGAAGATTTCCCCAACGAGGTAGGCTTGAATAAGGTTCGACATGTGGGCATTTATATGGGAGATGGAAAAATCCTACATACCTATGAACCAGGTATTGGGGTAGTCATCAGTAACATCCACAAGGACGAAAAAGAAGGAGAATATTGGTATCAACATTACCTATTTGCACGAAGGGTGATTCCAGGGTAA
- a CDS encoding spore coat protein, whose translation MSGILQKMMGIGGMTDQVVAMDLLIAAKSGVRNYAMALTDTGTPEIKATLTKQLEEAIDLHEKISMYLIELGWYHPWYVSRFS comes from the coding sequence ATGTCAGGTATTCTTCAAAAAATGATGGGTATAGGTGGCATGACGGATCAAGTGGTGGCCATGGACTTGCTCATCGCAGCAAAGAGTGGTGTGCGAAATTATGCCATGGCACTCACGGATACAGGCACCCCGGAAATAAAAGCTACGCTGACAAAGCAATTGGAGGAAGCAATCGATTTGCACGAAAAAATCAGCATGTATTTGATTGAGCTAGGCTGGTACCACCCATGGTATGTGAGCAGATTCAGTTAA
- the yjcZ gene encoding sporulation protein YjcZ, which translates to MIEVPSGGIFGDDISLILVLFVLLVIVACSCN; encoded by the coding sequence GTGATCGAAGTGCCTAGTGGTGGTATTTTTGGTGATGACATTTCTTTAATTTTGGTTCTTTTCGTCCTCTTAGTAATTGTTGCTTGTAGTTGTAATTAA